The following are encoded together in the Microterricola viridarii genome:
- a CDS encoding BMP family lipoprotein, whose amino-acid sequence MNTPTRSTRRAFTPVVLLVGAVLALAGCASAPDAGGENAGSEYCARMVTNSGGLQDRSFNQSSWEGLQQASSRYGIDVRALVSTSETDLRPNVDQAVESGCQLVLTVGWELADATVEAAAANPDVNFAIVDEQVDGANIKPIVFDTAQAAFLAGYLAAGVTETGIVATFGGGNQPPVTLFMDGFVDGVDHYNTVHGTSVRALGWDKAKQDGNFTGDFEDVGKGKTLTQGFIDQGADVILPVAGQVGEGAAAAASEATGVSVIWVDNDGFETLPAAFRPFVLTSVLKNTQDAVVAIVGDDMDGNFDNAPFIGTLQNGGVDIAPFHERASLVSPELSAELDGVRKDIIGGAILVTSPSTPQ is encoded by the coding sequence GTGAACACACCCACCCGCAGCACCCGTCGCGCCTTCACCCCCGTCGTGCTGCTGGTCGGCGCCGTGCTCGCCCTCGCCGGCTGCGCGTCCGCGCCGGACGCCGGCGGCGAGAATGCGGGCTCGGAGTACTGCGCCCGCATGGTCACGAACTCCGGTGGGCTGCAGGATCGCTCGTTCAACCAGTCCAGCTGGGAGGGCCTGCAGCAGGCCAGCTCCCGCTACGGCATCGACGTGCGCGCGCTGGTGTCGACATCCGAGACCGATCTGCGCCCCAACGTCGACCAGGCCGTCGAGTCCGGATGCCAGCTCGTGCTCACCGTGGGCTGGGAGCTCGCCGACGCGACCGTCGAGGCGGCGGCAGCCAACCCCGATGTGAACTTCGCCATCGTGGACGAGCAGGTCGACGGGGCGAATATCAAGCCGATCGTGTTCGACACCGCCCAGGCGGCGTTCCTCGCCGGCTACCTGGCCGCGGGAGTGACCGAGACCGGAATCGTCGCCACCTTCGGCGGTGGCAACCAGCCGCCCGTCACCCTCTTCATGGATGGCTTCGTCGACGGCGTCGACCACTACAACACGGTGCACGGCACCAGCGTGCGGGCCCTCGGCTGGGACAAAGCGAAGCAGGACGGCAACTTCACCGGTGACTTCGAGGATGTCGGCAAGGGCAAGACGCTGACCCAGGGATTCATCGACCAGGGGGCGGATGTGATCCTGCCCGTCGCCGGCCAGGTCGGCGAGGGGGCCGCTGCCGCCGCGAGCGAGGCGACCGGTGTCTCGGTGATCTGGGTCGACAACGACGGCTTCGAGACGCTTCCGGCCGCGTTCCGCCCCTTCGTGCTCACCAGCGTGTTGAAGAACACGCAAGACGCGGTGGTGGCGATCGTCGGGGACGACATGGACGGCAACTTCGACAACGCCCCGTTCATCGGCACGCTGCAGAACGGCGGCGTCGACATCGCCCCGTTCCACGAGCGGGCCTCGCTCGTCTCGCCTGAGCTCTCGGCCGAGC